Proteins from a genomic interval of Microbacterium imperiale:
- a CDS encoding cation-translocating P-type ATPase produces MNIPETDRSRAEAPAASWAITGGEVLRAVASGPEGLTEGESESRLARDGRNELPTPPEPSVFKRLLAHYADVLIYILIVAAVLKAIRGDWVDFTVIAVVIVATGLIGFIQEGRAASALAGLRKMQSLSAQVRRDGTWGVVDSATIVVGDVVRVRSGDRVPADVRLLTSGRLQVDESALTGESVAADKSDEIVAADAGIGDRTSMLFSGTIVTAGNGEGVVVATGRDTEIGRISVLVSEQDQMDTPLARQLAHLGKQLSILIGVLAVVMLLIGWFVHGLDVDELISAAIGFAVAAVPEGLPALVTITLALGVQQMAKRHAITRKMEAVETLGSTTTICSDKTGTLTQNEMTARTVVTAVSTYTVEGTGYDPVGRVVNSDGQTADLAVHPDLSDLVLAAGLTNDAHVEQTEDRWRVVGVPTEGALDVLAAKAGAATGAVTRVGAVPFESTHKFAATLDELPTGSTPDGVTRFVHVVGAPDRLLDRADTERSADGGTAPLNRAAWEERIDALSAKGLRVLAAATRPADGVDNIVLGDLDGGLTFLGIIGIVDPPRPEATAAIAEAHAAGIRVKMITGDHRGTATAIARELGIAPAEGEVLALTGADLQAMDDDELRRVVRDVDVYARTSPEHKLRIVRALQSHGEVVAMTGDGVNDAPSITLADVGVAMGIKGTEATKEAADIVLADDNFATIERAVEEGRRIYDNIRKSVVFLLPTNGAQALVIIAAVLAGIALPLSPVQILWINLVTALTLSLTLAREPAEPGIMRRMPRSATEQVLSSRAIAVVLTASVVIGVATFVVYLLERDRTGDYAVAQTSAVLMLALGQLAFLLNCRLLNGSAFTVRVLTGNRNLWISAGLLMALQIMFTYAPFMNDWFDSTPIGFHSWALTAGLAVGVFVVMEGAKAVIRRIGNRTPREQGALPAGNATHRA; encoded by the coding sequence ATGAATATTCCTGAGACCGACCGCTCCCGCGCCGAGGCGCCCGCAGCGTCCTGGGCCATCACTGGGGGGGAGGTGTTGCGCGCTGTCGCTAGCGGGCCAGAAGGCCTGACGGAAGGCGAGTCCGAATCCCGTCTCGCGCGCGACGGTCGCAACGAATTGCCGACTCCGCCCGAGCCGTCCGTCTTCAAGCGTCTGCTGGCCCACTACGCTGACGTTTTGATCTACATCCTCATCGTGGCGGCCGTGCTGAAGGCGATTAGGGGTGACTGGGTCGACTTCACCGTGATCGCTGTTGTGATCGTGGCTACTGGGCTGATCGGCTTCATCCAGGAAGGTCGTGCGGCGTCGGCGCTCGCGGGATTGCGCAAGATGCAGTCGTTGAGCGCGCAGGTACGGCGCGACGGGACCTGGGGAGTGGTCGACTCCGCGACCATCGTCGTCGGTGACGTCGTCCGCGTTCGTAGCGGCGACCGGGTGCCGGCGGACGTCCGGCTGTTAACCTCCGGGCGGCTGCAGGTCGACGAGTCTGCGTTGACAGGCGAGTCGGTGGCCGCCGACAAGAGCGATGAGATCGTGGCTGCGGATGCGGGCATCGGGGACCGAACGTCGATGCTCTTCTCAGGGACGATCGTCACGGCGGGCAACGGCGAGGGCGTGGTGGTGGCTACGGGGCGGGACACTGAGATCGGCCGTATCTCGGTGCTCGTGTCCGAGCAGGACCAGATGGACACCCCGCTCGCCCGACAGCTCGCCCACCTGGGTAAGCAGCTGTCGATCCTCATCGGCGTGCTCGCCGTTGTCATGTTGCTCATCGGCTGGTTCGTGCACGGCCTGGATGTTGATGAGCTCATCTCGGCGGCCATCGGGTTCGCCGTGGCTGCGGTGCCAGAGGGACTGCCCGCCCTGGTGACGATCACGCTAGCGCTCGGCGTGCAGCAGATGGCTAAACGCCACGCAATCACACGCAAGATGGAGGCGGTTGAGACCCTCGGCTCCACGACGACCATCTGCTCTGACAAGACTGGGACGCTCACTCAGAACGAGATGACCGCCCGGACGGTCGTCACGGCAGTAAGCACATACACAGTCGAGGGCACCGGCTATGACCCCGTGGGTCGGGTCGTCAACTCCGACGGCCAGACCGCCGACCTCGCCGTCCACCCCGACCTCTCCGATCTCGTGCTGGCCGCCGGTCTCACCAACGACGCCCATGTCGAACAGACGGAAGACCGCTGGCGGGTTGTCGGCGTGCCGACCGAGGGAGCCCTCGACGTCCTGGCGGCGAAAGCCGGCGCAGCCACCGGCGCCGTGACCCGCGTCGGCGCGGTGCCGTTCGAGTCAACCCACAAGTTCGCAGCCACCCTCGACGAGCTCCCGACCGGCTCAACCCCCGACGGCGTGACCCGATTCGTCCACGTGGTCGGCGCCCCGGACCGCCTTCTCGACCGAGCCGACACCGAGCGCTCTGCCGACGGCGGCACCGCACCGCTCAACCGGGCGGCGTGGGAGGAGCGGATCGACGCACTCTCGGCCAAAGGACTGCGCGTGCTGGCCGCAGCCACACGCCCGGCCGACGGTGTCGACAATATCGTGCTGGGCGACCTCGATGGCGGCCTGACTTTCCTCGGCATCATCGGCATCGTCGACCCACCACGCCCCGAGGCAACTGCGGCGATCGCCGAGGCCCACGCTGCAGGTATCCGCGTGAAGATGATCACCGGCGACCACCGCGGGACTGCGACGGCGATCGCCCGTGAGCTGGGCATCGCCCCAGCGGAGGGCGAAGTTCTCGCCCTGACCGGCGCCGACCTCCAAGCGATGGACGACGACGAACTCCGCCGGGTCGTACGTGACGTGGACGTTTACGCTCGTACCTCCCCGGAGCACAAGCTGCGGATCGTGCGCGCCCTGCAGTCTCACGGCGAGGTCGTCGCCATGACCGGCGACGGCGTCAACGACGCCCCTTCGATCACGCTCGCGGACGTTGGCGTGGCCATGGGCATCAAGGGAACCGAAGCGACCAAGGAAGCGGCGGACATCGTTCTCGCCGACGACAACTTCGCGACTATCGAACGCGCTGTCGAGGAAGGCCGGCGGATCTATGACAACATCCGCAAGTCCGTAGTCTTCCTGTTGCCAACCAACGGCGCGCAGGCCCTTGTGATCATCGCTGCGGTCCTGGCGGGGATTGCTCTGCCGCTTTCCCCGGTGCAAATCCTTTGGATCAACTTGGTCACCGCGCTCACGTTGTCGTTGACCTTGGCGAGAGAGCCCGCAGAGCCAGGCATCATGCGGCGCATGCCGCGCTCAGCGACGGAGCAGGTCCTGTCGTCGCGGGCGATCGCCGTCGTCCTCACCGCCTCGGTCGTCATCGGCGTCGCGACCTTCGTCGTTTACCTTCTCGAGCGCGACCGCACCGGCGATTACGCCGTGGCGCAGACGTCCGCAGTCCTGATGCTCGCCCTCGGCCAGCTCGCTTTCCTTTTGAACTGCCGTCTGCTCAACGGTTCCGCGTTCACTGTTCGGGTACTTACCGGGAACCGCAACCTGTGGATCTCGGCCGGCCTGCTGATGGCTCTGCAGATCATGTTCACCTACGCGCCGTTCATGAACGACTGGTTCGACTCAACCCCCATCGGTTTCCACAGTTGGGCACTGACAGCTGGCCTGGCCGTCGGCGTTTTCGTGGTGATGGAAGGTGCCAAGGCCGTCATCCGACGGATTGGAAACCGCACGCCGCGAGAGCAGGGAGCACTGCCCGCAGGAAACGCGACGCATCGGGCTTGA
- a CDS encoding rhodanese-like domain-containing protein: protein MRRLALTTLTVIAAITLTSCAGTSAPQNDVDPSAVIIDVRTPAEHASGHLDGALLLDVTAGELQAALPDLDPEAAYLIYCRSGNRAGAAIDLMKQAGFTDLRNLGSLEDAANATGLPIVQP from the coding sequence ATGCGCCGCCTCGCCCTCACCACCCTCACCGTCATCGCCGCGATCACCCTCACGTCCTGCGCCGGCACATCCGCACCGCAGAACGACGTCGACCCCAGTGCGGTCATCATCGACGTGCGCACCCCCGCCGAGCACGCCAGTGGACACCTCGACGGCGCTCTCCTGCTGGATGTCACCGCAGGCGAGCTGCAAGCTGCACTGCCCGACCTCGACCCGGAAGCCGCCTACCTCATCTACTGCCGGTCGGGTAACCGCGCAGGCGCCGCAATCGATCTGATGAAGCAAGCCGGCTTCACCGACCTCCGCAACCTCGGCTCCCTCGAAGACGCTGCCAATGCGACGGGACTCCCCATCGTCCAGCCCTAA
- a CDS encoding DUF4395 domain-containing protein, which yields MPNASDAAPRTGEHVDGYEVPVLNEHAIRIAAGILLAAGITALTITLASDNIRPLQTFGMFFLLDMTTRILISNRLSLTLALGRALTRRRRPYWVGAPQKAFAWWLALGLAALSCLTMSAGIVPFAVTLGLCGICFTLLFLEAVLGWCAGCALHQRFSRKPTRHCANGACDR from the coding sequence ATGCCCAACGCGTCCGACGCCGCGCCCCGCACAGGGGAACACGTCGACGGATACGAGGTGCCCGTCCTCAACGAGCACGCCATCCGTATCGCCGCCGGCATCCTCCTTGCCGCGGGCATCACCGCACTCACCATCACGCTCGCCTCGGACAACATCAGGCCGTTACAGACATTCGGGATGTTCTTCCTTCTCGACATGACCACCCGGATCCTCATCAGTAACCGGCTGTCCCTCACCCTCGCCCTCGGACGGGCGCTGACGCGCCGCCGCCGGCCTTACTGGGTCGGTGCGCCGCAGAAAGCCTTCGCGTGGTGGCTCGCACTCGGTCTCGCTGCCCTCTCTTGCCTAACCATGAGTGCCGGAATCGTCCCGTTCGCCGTGACCCTCGGCCTGTGTGGGATCTGCTTCACCCTCCTCTTTCTGGAAGCCGTTCTTGGATGGTGCGCGGGATGCGCACTGCACCAACGCTTCAGCCGGAAACCCACCCGCCACTGCGCCAACGGCGCCTGCGACCGATAA
- a CDS encoding MBL fold metallo-hydrolase: MLLERLYDDDLAHASYVIGCQRTGEAIVVDPRRDVQVYLDLAAKNGMTITAVTETHIHADYLSGTRELAARTGATMYVSGEGGPDWQYGSGFQDATRMMHGHRIAIGNITIEAVHTPGHTPEHLSFLITDGAASSEPGYVLTGDFVFVGDVGRPDLLDEAASGVDTRFDGARDLFASLRDQFLTLPDYVQVLPAHGSGSACGKALGAVPSSTVGYERRFAWWAPYLEAGDEQGFIDALLNDQPDAHAYFARMKRQNRVGPALRGQLAPLTEYSAPELRAGIEADRVIVVDTRHHSLVHEGTVPGALNVPGVAKAASYGAWVYNPEAETRPLVLLIDSANTAAQFRDHLLRVGIDQVDGFITTLEGLPTVQPKMIAPTDLDQVDAALLLDVRNRTEYNAGHIPDAVQLSGGRALWHADELPAGKILTYCQSGVRNSVVASALRRAGHDVIEIEGSYNAWVAATAPQTAPA, translated from the coding sequence ATGCTCCTCGAACGTCTCTATGACGACGACCTCGCCCACGCCAGCTACGTCATCGGATGCCAGCGCACCGGTGAAGCGATCGTCGTCGACCCGCGCCGTGATGTGCAGGTCTACCTCGACCTCGCCGCGAAGAACGGCATGACCATCACTGCGGTCACCGAAACCCATATCCACGCGGACTACCTCTCCGGCACCCGCGAGCTCGCGGCCCGCACCGGAGCGACGATGTACGTCTCCGGCGAAGGTGGCCCTGACTGGCAGTACGGCTCCGGGTTCCAGGACGCCACCCGGATGATGCACGGCCACCGCATCGCTATCGGGAACATCACCATCGAGGCGGTCCACACTCCCGGGCACACCCCCGAGCACCTGTCCTTCCTCATCACCGACGGCGCCGCCTCCTCGGAGCCGGGCTACGTCCTCACGGGAGACTTCGTATTCGTCGGTGACGTCGGACGTCCTGACCTGCTCGATGAGGCCGCCAGCGGTGTCGATACCCGGTTCGACGGTGCGCGCGACCTGTTCGCCAGCCTCCGCGACCAGTTCCTCACCCTGCCCGACTATGTGCAGGTTCTCCCGGCTCACGGCTCAGGGTCTGCGTGCGGCAAAGCCCTCGGCGCGGTCCCCAGCTCGACGGTCGGCTACGAACGCCGCTTCGCGTGGTGGGCGCCCTACCTCGAGGCCGGCGACGAGCAGGGCTTCATCGACGCGCTGCTGAACGATCAACCTGACGCGCACGCGTACTTCGCGCGCATGAAGCGGCAGAATCGTGTCGGCCCGGCCCTGCGCGGCCAGCTCGCCCCGCTCACCGAGTACTCCGCGCCCGAGCTTCGCGCCGGCATCGAGGCGGACCGGGTGATCGTGGTCGACACGCGCCACCACTCCCTTGTCCACGAGGGCACCGTGCCGGGCGCGCTGAACGTCCCCGGGGTCGCGAAGGCAGCCAGTTACGGCGCGTGGGTCTACAACCCCGAGGCCGAAACCCGCCCGCTTGTGCTGCTCATCGACTCAGCGAACACCGCAGCCCAGTTCCGGGACCACTTGCTGCGTGTCGGCATCGACCAGGTCGACGGGTTCATCACCACCCTCGAAGGCCTGCCCACGGTGCAGCCCAAGATGATCGCCCCGACCGACCTTGACCAGGTCGACGCGGCGCTTCTCCTCGACGTCCGCAACCGCACCGAGTACAACGCCGGACACATCCCCGACGCCGTGCAGCTCTCCGGAGGCCGAGCACTCTGGCACGCCGACGAACTGCCGGCCGGGAAGATTCTGACCTACTGCCAGAGCGGCGTCCGCAACAGCGTCGTCGCCAGCGCCCTCCGCCGCGCCGGGCACGACGTCATCGAAATCGAAGGCAGCTACAACGCCTGGGTCGCAGCCACCGCACCTCAGACCGCCCCGGCCTGA
- a CDS encoding SLC13 family permease, which produces MNLELAVVLALLIAAIVMFAIGRPRMDVVALLMIVALPLTGILSVPETLAGFADPNVVLIAALFVVGEGLSRTGVTYRLGDWLARTAGASATRVIVLLMLCVALLGAVMSSTGVVAIFIPVALSVASRTGISVRQLLMPISFAGLISGMLTLIATTPNLVIDAELRRHGLSGFGFFAPTPFGLVILALGIGYMLVARRFLGAEAIADAGSRTSFGSLILDYGVDARTHRYRINAGSPLIGQRLADAEFGGGAMVGVLVLERTRLWRKTVRTSDDDTILTEGDIVVVDLEVPSAERRRLRLEELALTPDFFESYSRQVGMAEVMIAPDSSARGLSVRSIRFREKHDLVVLGVRHRREAAGPAFPVIRLAAGDTLLVAGGWDSIHRLQAQRQDFIMLDLPAEVKEVAPAANQAPFAIGAVLVMVALMMTGIVPNVIAALIACLLMGLFRCVNMPSAYRSIHWPTILLIVGMLPFALALQRTGGVDLVVDGLLGGLGDANPTILLGGVFVLTAVIGLFVSNTATAVLMGPIAIGIATQLGVSPYPFAMVVALAASAAFMTPVSSPVNTLVVEPGRYSFLDFFKVGAPFTIVVLLVSVFMVPLVLPF; this is translated from the coding sequence GTGAACCTGGAGCTGGCGGTGGTCCTCGCACTTCTGATCGCGGCGATCGTGATGTTCGCGATCGGCCGGCCGCGCATGGATGTGGTTGCGCTATTGATGATCGTCGCGCTGCCGTTGACCGGCATTCTCTCCGTCCCGGAGACTCTCGCGGGTTTCGCCGATCCGAACGTCGTGCTGATCGCCGCGCTCTTTGTCGTGGGTGAGGGGCTCTCCCGCACGGGGGTCACGTACCGGCTCGGGGATTGGCTGGCGCGTACGGCGGGTGCGAGTGCGACGCGGGTGATCGTGCTGCTCATGCTCTGCGTCGCGCTGCTCGGCGCGGTGATGAGCTCGACGGGCGTCGTCGCGATCTTCATTCCGGTCGCGTTGAGCGTGGCATCCCGAACGGGCATCTCGGTCAGGCAGCTGTTGATGCCGATCAGCTTCGCCGGTCTCATCAGTGGCATGCTTACGCTGATCGCCACGACGCCGAACCTAGTGATCGACGCTGAGCTGCGGCGGCACGGTCTGAGCGGTTTCGGCTTCTTCGCCCCCACCCCGTTCGGGCTTGTCATCCTCGCCCTGGGCATCGGCTACATGCTGGTCGCTCGTCGGTTCCTCGGCGCGGAGGCGATCGCGGATGCCGGTTCGCGCACCTCCTTCGGGAGCCTGATCCTCGACTACGGTGTGGACGCCCGTACGCACCGCTATCGAATCAATGCGGGGTCGCCGCTGATCGGCCAACGACTGGCGGATGCCGAGTTCGGCGGTGGTGCGATGGTCGGCGTCCTGGTGCTCGAGCGCACCCGCCTTTGGCGTAAGACCGTACGCACCTCCGACGACGACACGATCCTCACGGAGGGCGACATCGTGGTGGTGGACCTGGAGGTGCCCAGCGCGGAGAGACGTCGTCTCCGGCTCGAAGAGCTGGCATTGACACCCGACTTCTTCGAATCGTACTCACGTCAGGTGGGTATGGCCGAGGTCATGATCGCGCCAGACTCGTCCGCGCGCGGCCTCAGCGTGCGGAGCATCCGGTTCCGGGAGAAGCACGATCTCGTCGTGCTTGGCGTCCGTCATCGGCGCGAGGCCGCCGGGCCGGCATTCCCCGTGATCCGCCTCGCCGCCGGCGACACACTGCTCGTCGCCGGCGGCTGGGATTCCATCCACCGGCTCCAGGCGCAGCGCCAGGATTTCATCATGCTCGACCTCCCGGCCGAAGTGAAGGAAGTGGCCCCCGCCGCCAACCAGGCCCCCTTTGCGATCGGCGCGGTGCTCGTGATGGTTGCGCTGATGATGACAGGCATCGTCCCCAACGTGATCGCCGCGCTCATCGCGTGCCTGCTGATGGGGCTCTTCCGCTGTGTCAACATGCCCAGCGCCTACCGATCGATCCACTGGCCGACGATCCTGCTCATCGTCGGAATGCTGCCGTTCGCGCTCGCCCTTCAGCGCACCGGCGGCGTGGACCTCGTCGTCGATGGCCTGCTCGGCGGGCTCGGCGACGCGAACCCGACGATCCTGCTTGGCGGCGTCTTCGTGCTGACCGCCGTCATCGGGCTCTTCGTGTCGAACACTGCGACGGCCGTGCTGATGGGTCCGATTGCGATCGGCATCGCAACACAGCTGGGGGTCTCGCCCTATCCGTTCGCGATGGTTGTCGCTCTGGCGGCTTCCGCCGCGTTCATGACACCCGTGTCTTCGCCGGTGAACACCCTCGTGGTCGAACCCGGCCGCTACAGCTTTCTCGACTTCTTCAAAGTCGGAGCACCCTTCACCATCGTCGTCCTCCTCGTCAGCGTGTTCATGGTGCCCCTCGTCCTCCCCTTCTGA
- a CDS encoding sulfite exporter TauE/SafE family protein yields MDTFIVIAMILAVLVGVALGLLGGGGSILTVPIFTLVLGIGTREAIVSSLFVVAVTSVVSTAFRVRRREVLWRVAAVFAATGLLGGVAGGMVGRFFPEPVLTGLFAAIMIVTAIAMMRRRREPTEPRQTRPITRAIRTVATGLGVGVLTGALGAGGGFLIVPALTFLGLPIAAAVGTSLLVIAVNSSAGFLTQISAVAIQWPTVVTFTALALAGSFIGLALSRRLPSSGIRTGFAVLVLAVGLTMLTTLIVQTLSS; encoded by the coding sequence GTGGATACGTTCATCGTCATCGCCATGATCCTCGCGGTCCTGGTCGGTGTCGCACTCGGGCTCCTCGGTGGCGGGGGCTCCATCCTTACCGTCCCCATCTTCACCCTCGTCCTCGGCATCGGAACGAGAGAGGCGATCGTCTCCTCCCTCTTCGTTGTTGCCGTCACCAGCGTGGTTTCCACCGCATTCCGCGTCCGTAGACGCGAGGTGCTGTGGAGGGTCGCTGCGGTCTTCGCGGCGACCGGTCTGCTCGGGGGAGTGGCGGGCGGGATGGTCGGCCGGTTCTTTCCGGAACCTGTGCTCACCGGCCTGTTCGCGGCGATCATGATCGTCACCGCGATCGCCATGATGCGGCGCCGACGAGAGCCCACCGAACCTCGTCAGACGCGGCCGATCACGCGAGCGATTCGAACGGTCGCCACCGGACTTGGTGTGGGCGTGCTCACGGGAGCCCTGGGCGCAGGCGGCGGGTTCCTCATCGTCCCCGCGCTCACCTTCCTTGGCCTCCCCATTGCCGCGGCCGTAGGGACATCGCTCCTGGTCATCGCCGTGAACTCTTCCGCTGGCTTCCTCACGCAGATCAGTGCCGTGGCCATCCAATGGCCCACCGTCGTCACCTTCACCGCCCTCGCCCTCGCCGGGTCATTCATCGGTCTAGCGCTCTCGCGCCGCCTCCCCTCCTCCGGCATCCGCACCGGGTTTGCGGTCCTCGTGCTGGCCGTGGGGCTGACCATGCTCACCACCCTCATCGTCCAAACCCTCTCCTCCTGA
- a CDS encoding IS5 family transposase produces MPRPSSDGLETARRESREHCPQETRRIGLDAKPVSTGRREILTARQTENAHLIRCNRTCLEVCDGRGRPLSWVITGANINDTTMMTATLEQIHVPRAVGRPRRRPDRVLADKGYPSKKNRAWVRERKIAATIPERDDQIAHRRRKPGRPIDFGEAQQERYKGRNVVERCFNKLKQWRGIAMRSDKTARSYRAAIALAATLIWIKTDLIHTA; encoded by the coding sequence GTGCCAAGGCCGTCATCCGACGGATTGGAAACCGCACGCCGCGAGAGCAGGGAGCACTGCCCGCAGGAAACGCGACGCATCGGGCTTGACGCTAAGCCTGTATCCACCGGTCGACGTGAGATTCTGACGGCTCGTCAAACCGAGAACGCTCATCTGATCAGGTGCAATAGGACTTGTCTAGAGGTCTGCGACGGGCGTGGACGTCCGCTGAGCTGGGTGATCACCGGCGCGAACATCAACGACACCACGATGATGACCGCCACACTCGAGCAGATCCACGTCCCTCGAGCTGTCGGCCGTCCGAGGCGGCGCCCGGATCGGGTGCTCGCCGACAAGGGCTACCCGTCGAAGAAGAACAGGGCGTGGGTGCGGGAGCGGAAGATCGCCGCGACGATCCCGGAACGCGACGACCAGATCGCGCACCGCCGCAGGAAGCCTGGCCGGCCCATCGACTTCGGGGAAGCCCAGCAGGAGCGCTACAAGGGACGCAACGTCGTCGAGCGCTGCTTCAACAAACTCAAGCAATGGCGCGGCATCGCGATGCGCTCAGACAAGACAGCCCGCTCCTACCGCGCCGCGATAGCCCTCGCCGCCACGCTGATCTGGATCAAGACCGACTTAATCCACACGGCCTAG
- a CDS encoding TerC family protein yields MSVPLWAWFAVLGVILVMLAVDLVAHRKAHVIGVREAAAWSIVWIVLGVSFGVLVWSLWGAEFGQQYFAGYLIEKSLAVDNVFVWAIIFAAFAVPREYQHRVLFLGVLGALIFRGIFIAAGAALIENFSWILYVFAAFLIYTGWRMFRSRNDHIHPEKSKILKAFRRFVPMTDAYHGQKFLIRKAGIVVATPLLAVLVLVEITDIIFAVDSIPAIFAVTSEPFLVFTANAFAVLGLRAMYFLLADLIHRFIYLKVGLAFVLIWVGIKMLLLDVLYIPTTISLAVVATIITVSIVASLRATRGQGRRAVETEAAGAFRLATDEELAAAEPVFRRRGRVRADGKVSSDD; encoded by the coding sequence ATGTCAGTGCCGTTGTGGGCGTGGTTCGCCGTCCTGGGGGTGATCCTGGTGATGCTCGCCGTCGACCTGGTCGCACACCGCAAAGCCCATGTGATCGGCGTGCGGGAAGCCGCCGCGTGGTCGATCGTGTGGATCGTGCTGGGCGTGAGCTTCGGTGTGCTCGTGTGGTCGCTGTGGGGCGCGGAATTCGGGCAGCAGTACTTCGCCGGCTACCTGATCGAGAAATCCCTCGCGGTGGACAACGTGTTCGTCTGGGCGATCATCTTCGCCGCGTTCGCCGTGCCCCGCGAGTACCAGCACCGGGTACTGTTCCTCGGCGTCCTGGGCGCCCTGATCTTCCGCGGCATCTTCATCGCCGCCGGCGCCGCACTGATCGAGAACTTCTCCTGGATCCTGTACGTGTTCGCCGCGTTCCTGATCTACACCGGATGGCGGATGTTCCGCTCCCGCAACGACCACATTCACCCCGAGAAATCCAAGATCCTCAAGGCCTTCCGCCGGTTCGTGCCGATGACCGATGCCTACCACGGACAGAAGTTCCTTATCCGCAAAGCCGGAATCGTGGTGGCGACGCCGCTCTTGGCGGTGCTAGTCCTGGTGGAGATCACCGACATCATCTTCGCCGTCGACTCCATCCCCGCGATCTTCGCCGTCACCTCCGAACCGTTCCTGGTGTTCACCGCCAACGCGTTCGCCGTCCTGGGGCTGAGGGCCATGTACTTCCTCCTCGCAGACCTCATCCACCGGTTCATCTACCTCAAGGTCGGACTCGCGTTCGTCCTGATCTGGGTGGGCATCAAGATGCTCCTCCTGGACGTCCTTTACATCCCCACCACCATCAGCCTCGCCGTGGTGGCCACCATCATCACCGTCTCGATCGTCGCCAGCCTCCGCGCCACCCGCGGCCAAGGAAGGCGCGCGGTGGAAACCGAAGCGGCCGGGGCGTTCCGCCTCGCCACCGACGAGGAACTCGCCGCCGCGGAGCCGGTCTTCCGCCGCCGGGGCAGAGTGCGCGCAGATGGGAAGGTGAGTTCCGATGACTGA
- a CDS encoding thioredoxin family protein, with amino-acid sequence MATIDLTGETFGGTVASEGIVLVDFWAAWCGPCRAFAPVFEAASERHPDVVFAKVDTEAEVGLATANRITSIPTLMVIRDGVLVYKQPGALPEPQLELLISKARELDMDDVRRQIAESPTAA; translated from the coding sequence ATGGCCACGATCGATCTGACCGGCGAGACCTTCGGGGGCACGGTTGCGAGCGAAGGCATCGTCCTCGTCGACTTCTGGGCGGCTTGGTGCGGGCCCTGCCGGGCGTTCGCCCCCGTGTTCGAGGCCGCGTCAGAGCGCCACCCCGACGTCGTCTTTGCGAAGGTCGACACCGAAGCGGAGGTCGGGCTCGCCACGGCGAACCGCATCACCTCCATTCCCACGCTCATGGTCATCCGTGACGGCGTCTTGGTTTACAAGCAGCCCGGCGCTCTCCCCGAACCTCAGCTCGAGCTCCTGATCAGCAAGGCCCGCGAGCTCGACATGGATGACGTGCGCCGGCAAATCGCCGAATCCCCCACCGCCGCCTGA
- a CDS encoding MarR family transcriptional regulator: protein MTDVRPLDPEATQPLPAAAPTPALPRTYWQDEISEPKALARQTLEALRTYRAAEVAMRRRTREAMSMAEYEMLALRFLLRRADRTARPAELAHYLGITTADTNALADKLQRDGRVERVAGFAINRSASIRATETADAEVRDTLNGMHLRMYAAAMKLTPSQHRHITGFLAAMTDAIDSVDPR from the coding sequence ATGACCGACGTCAGACCCCTCGACCCCGAGGCCACGCAACCACTCCCCGCCGCGGCGCCGACCCCCGCGCTACCGCGCACCTACTGGCAAGACGAGATCTCCGAGCCGAAAGCCCTCGCCCGCCAGACCCTCGAAGCGTTGCGCACCTACCGGGCCGCAGAGGTCGCCATGCGCCGCCGCACGCGAGAAGCGATGTCGATGGCCGAATACGAGATGCTCGCTCTACGCTTCCTCCTCCGCCGCGCGGATCGAACCGCACGACCCGCCGAGCTCGCCCACTACCTCGGCATCACGACCGCCGACACGAACGCACTCGCGGACAAGCTTCAGCGCGACGGACGCGTCGAACGCGTCGCCGGCTTCGCGATCAACCGCAGCGCATCGATCCGCGCCACCGAGACGGCCGATGCCGAGGTCCGCGACACGCTGAACGGCATGCACCTCCGCATGTACGCCGCCGCGATGAAACTCACCCCAAGCCAACACCGGCACATCACCGGCTTCCTCGCCGCGATGACAGATGCGATCGACTCCGTAGACCCTCGGTAG
- a CDS encoding metal-sensitive transcriptional regulator produces the protein MSATEITTEPFAHDAEAKRKVVNRLKRAQGQLAAVITAVESDAHCRDVVQQLAAVSKALDRAGFLVISTALRDCMTDPDADGVSTPDELEKLFLSLA, from the coding sequence ATGAGCGCAACCGAGATCACCACTGAGCCGTTTGCCCACGACGCCGAGGCCAAGCGGAAGGTGGTCAACCGTCTCAAGCGCGCTCAGGGCCAGCTCGCAGCGGTCATCACTGCCGTGGAAAGCGACGCGCACTGCCGTGACGTTGTGCAGCAGCTCGCCGCCGTCTCCAAAGCCCTCGACCGGGCGGGCTTCCTCGTCATCTCGACGGCACTTCGCGACTGCATGACTGATCCCGATGCCGACGGCGTCAGCACCCCGGACGAGCTCGAAAAGCTCTTCCTATCCCTGGCATGA